In Vidua chalybeata isolate OUT-0048 chromosome 5, bVidCha1 merged haplotype, whole genome shotgun sequence, one genomic interval encodes:
- the EMP1 gene encoding epithelial membrane protein 1: MLVLLAGIFVVHIATVIMLFVSTIANVWMVGSSSTGTISTGLWLQCNKTCIQLPVSSQDEASLKAVQAFMILSIIFSVVALVLFIIQLFTLEKGKRFYMTGAVMLVCWMCILIAVSIYTARFTGTMGYSTNPHHGYCFILAWICFCFSFVIGILYLVLRKK; encoded by the exons ATGTTGGTGCTACTGGCTGGTATCTTTGTGGTTCACATCGCCACTGTCATCATGCTCTTCGTCTCCACCATTGCCAAC GTTTGGATGGTGGGTTCTTCCAGCACTGGAACGATCTCAACAGGACTCTGGCTGCAGTGCAACAAGACCTGCATTCAGCTGCCAGTTAGCAGTCAAGATGAGG CTTCCCTCAAAGCCGTGCAAGCCTTTATGATCCTCTCGATCATTTTCTCCGTTGTGGCGCTCGTCCTGTTCATTATCCAGCTGTTCACCCTGGAAAAAGGCAAACGTTTCTACATGACTGGAGCCGTCATGCTGGTTTGCT GGATGTGCATTCTGATTGCAGTCTCCATTTACACAGCTCGGTTCACAGGCACAATGGGGTACTCCACAAATCCTCACCATGGCTATTGCTTCATATTGGCCTGGATCTGCTTTTGCTTCAGTTTCGTCATTGGCATCCTCTACCTTgttcttagaaaaaaataa